The Rhodamnia argentea isolate NSW1041297 chromosome 7, ASM2092103v1, whole genome shotgun sequence genome contains the following window.
CGCCGCCATGATCGACGATCggttgatgaagaaatttttacaagaaagaagattaaaaaaaaagagggaaaaaataaaataaaaattattaaaaattattaaaaattaaaataaattaaaaatacgaattatttgatattcttttttaggaaaattaatttcttgccaaacggcgaaaatcatttttcagagcATTTTCAGATTTTCATCAACGATGGAAAAGATgatcattttcctggaaaataactttttagaaaatatttttaaaaaatgctgcATATTTTCGCAAAATCCCAAGCACTTTTGTTTCTTCCAATATTTGGTCAACGCTGACTCCAGAAAGATCTAACAAAAATAAATCTcgatttttatttactttactATCAACtgactccctttttttttatgttcataCTATATCATAGTAAATATTTCTACTTCATTGTTAATGCGGTTGTTTCTTGTTTTCAAGGATCATCTATTAAAAATTGCAATATGATCCATCGACATATATAGCGCACGTGTTCCAAATTCGgggcaaaattagaagaatGCATCATTGAGGACACGCAAAAGTTAATAGCTTTTTCATGCGAATGTACAGCCAAtgtaggttaaaaaaaaagaaaaagaaaaagaatagtaCTCTTCCCAATGATGGTGGAGAATTATGCAGAATTTAGGAAGCTTCCAGGCAAATGAAATTGAAACCTTTCTCGCTCTCAATTTCCACGAAGCTGCAATCCGACGACTTTCCCTACCCTTTCGTTCGTTCATTCACACCGACCAAAAGCTGTCGGGGGTGAGACGCAAAATCCCAACTTGGGATATGCAGAGGGTGCTCCCTGCTTAAAAGATGGTGTTCAATCTCCGAACCTCCAGTTTTACCGAGTCCGATGAAGACGATCCAACTCCTCCTAAAACCTTCTCTCTAAAGGAGCTCCGAGTCGCGACACACGACTTTAGCAGCAACAACATCGTGGGGCAGTATTGGGACGCTGTGGTTTACAGGGGACGCTTGGCCAATGGTTCGCTAGTGGCAGTAAAGAGAGCGCACTGTGTCGATCCCCAGAAAAAAGAGGAGTTCGAAGCAGCAATGAAAGTGGGAAGCACAATTTCGAGGCACCCAAACGTGCTATGCCTGAGGGGCTTTTGCAGGACCAAGAAAGAGCTCTTGCTGGTCTATCCCTTGATGGTCAACAATAGCCTATCTTACCATCTTAGAGAGAGACCGGATCGGTTTGCCCGACCTCTCGATTGGACTACTCGCAAGCGGATAGCCTTGGGAGCAGCGAGGGGGCTTGCACACCTTCACAATCAAGGTAACATCAAGGTCCTGCATCGCGACATCCGTTCATACAATATACTGCTGAACGAGCATTTTGAGGCCGTGATAGGAGGATTTGCGCTTGCCATGATCATGCACGAGGGAAATGTAGAGACTGTTGAGTGGCGCACGGGTTCAGCCGATTCTGGCTCCGATTCTCCATCCTATCAACCCTATGAAGATGTTTATGTGGAGAGCACCGTCCGTGGCGTACTTGGGTTTATTGCCCCCGAGTACTTCTGGACAGGAAAGTGCACACTGAAGAATGATGTATTTGCATACGGGAAAATGCTTCTCGAGCTCATCTCGGGAAAGTCAGTTCAGAAACCTTTTTCGTCGGCGGATGGTGAAAATCTCACTTTTATGGAATGGATTGGTGGTTTTCTGAACGAGAACGAGTTGGGAAGGGTTATCGATCCCAATTTGCAGGGAAATTGcgtggaagaagaagcagcgCAACTGATCCGATTGGCATTGTCGTGCGCACATGAGGATCCATCTGTTCGACTGGAAATGCCTGGAGTGGTTGGAATGCTCAAAAGCCAGTTTCTTCAGCAGGACCCTAGTTCAAGGAGTAGTTGGAGTCAAAGTGAGTATGACTCAACTCCGTACTACTCTttccctccttctccttctcctccttctcctcagGGGATTGCTCGATGACTGGCATGTCAATACTACATCATCACCATTGCCTTTTACCTTCAATAACGAATCCGGCTTCTATGTTTTATCTTCCTAAACTCTGTATGTACAATGTTTCC
Protein-coding sequences here:
- the LOC115731095 gene encoding BRASSINOSTEROID INSENSITIVE 1-associated receptor kinase 1-like; translation: MVFNLRTSSFTESDEDDPTPPKTFSLKELRVATHDFSSNNIVGQYWDAVVYRGRLANGSLVAVKRAHCVDPQKKEEFEAAMKVGSTISRHPNVLCLRGFCRTKKELLLVYPLMVNNSLSYHLRERPDRFARPLDWTTRKRIALGAARGLAHLHNQGNIKVLHRDIRSYNILLNEHFEAVIGGFALAMIMHEGNVETVEWRTGSADSGSDSPSYQPYEDVYVESTVRGVLGFIAPEYFWTGKCTLKNDVFAYGKMLLELISGKSVQKPFSSADGENLTFMEWIGGFLNENELGRVIDPNLQGNCVEEEAAQLIRLALSCAHEDPSVRLEMPGVVGMLKSQFLQQDPSSRSSWSQSEYDSTPYYSFPPSPSPPSPQGIAR